One Armatimonadota bacterium genomic window carries:
- a CDS encoding cation:proton antiporter yields MDHGATLLTIFVAYMAAIIGGEIAMRLKMPSVVGQIFGGIVVGKSMLGWVGGEPNSIVYDLGELGAAFLLFSVGLETPFEKIGKVGKEAMVVAILGVIFPFVIGFAWAHFSGFPNNQAAFVAAAFIATSAGITAKVLQELGVIDRTYSQVILGAAVIDDVLAMLVLTIVSALSTGQGVNILSIAIVIVQSLGFIVLMATLGRRFARKNSRMLDKPMSPLSIWSLSIALCIGVAVLANKLGLAAIIGAFLVGTVLAETDYKEWIHEKVIDLNEFIVPFFFISAGLNVDIMAFNNFGAIGNLLLVSVLAIAGKYVGAWLGAKENRKVVGMGMVPRGEVGIIVAGLGFQFKVIGKDIYSLLVGMSLLTSVVAAPILKWFVRDDKVSTIPSDSA; encoded by the coding sequence ATGGATCACGGCGCCACTTTGCTCACCATCTTCGTCGCCTACATGGCGGCGATCATTGGCGGCGAGATTGCGATGCGGCTGAAAATGCCTTCCGTGGTTGGCCAGATATTTGGCGGAATCGTCGTCGGCAAGTCGATGCTCGGGTGGGTCGGCGGAGAACCGAACTCCATCGTTTATGACTTGGGCGAGCTTGGTGCGGCGTTCCTGCTGTTCTCGGTCGGCCTTGAGACGCCTTTCGAGAAGATCGGCAAGGTAGGGAAGGAGGCGATGGTGGTTGCCATCCTCGGCGTCATTTTCCCGTTCGTCATTGGCTTTGCCTGGGCGCACTTTTCGGGCTTTCCCAACAACCAGGCGGCGTTTGTCGCGGCGGCTTTCATCGCCACCAGCGCGGGCATCACAGCGAAGGTCTTGCAGGAGTTAGGGGTGATTGACCGAACCTACAGCCAGGTCATTCTCGGTGCGGCGGTCATCGACGACGTCCTGGCGATGTTGGTTTTGACCATCGTGTCCGCCCTTTCAACTGGTCAGGGGGTGAATATTCTGTCGATCGCGATCGTGATTGTCCAGTCGCTCGGATTCATCGTTCTGATGGCGACCTTAGGACGACGATTCGCGCGGAAGAACAGCCGAATGCTCGATAAGCCCATGAGCCCGCTCTCGATTTGGTCGCTATCGATCGCTTTGTGCATCGGCGTGGCTGTGCTGGCAAACAAGCTCGGCTTGGCCGCCATCATCGGCGCGTTCTTGGTGGGAACGGTGTTGGCCGAGACGGATTACAAGGAGTGGATTCACGAAAAGGTCATCGACCTCAACGAGTTCATCGTGCCATTCTTCTTCATTTCCGCCGGACTGAACGTAGACATCATGGCCTTCAACAACTTTGGGGCGATCGGCAATCTTTTGCTGGTGTCCGTGCTGGCGATTGCAGGTAAGTACGTGGGAGCTTGGTTGGGCGCTAAGGAGAACCGTAAAGTGGTGGGGATGGGGATGGTGCCCCGTGGCGAGGTTGGGATCATCGTCGCCGGACTCGGATTCCAGTTCAAAGTGATCGGCAAGGATATTTACTCGCTCTTGGTCGGGATGTCG
- a CDS encoding prepilin-type N-terminal cleavage/methylation domain-containing protein, producing MRKAFTLIELLVVIAIIAILAAILFPVFAQAKAAAKKSADLSNLKQIGTGTMLYLADYDDMLYPHRFNCKVNGALQTCSQYLDGNGNLTAEASKFSGGSEQRYYWMFMLQPYMKNKQIFRSPIQSDAFAANEGPVLNCTGAGCIGTNYGGQNSYGHNDGWLSPADPFDASGQGLAAAVSHTSINSPAGIIMIADARYYGAVPDIMNESGKLDLTKFTGTELTDMQNFINNQGGQYKYYWKNLGGANWSYTGGESGPLAAGAGTAKAYALGKAFAGGTLNAQFADGHAKNIPYDRIIGDICLWAAKGISACGG from the coding sequence ATGAGAAAGGCCTTCACGCTCATCGAGCTTCTCGTGGTTATCGCAATCATCGCGATTCTTGCCGCTATTCTATTCCCGGTCTTCGCGCAGGCCAAAGCTGCTGCCAAGAAGTCCGCTGACCTCAGCAATCTTAAGCAGATCGGCACCGGTACCATGCTGTACCTCGCCGACTACGACGACATGCTCTATCCGCACCGCTTTAACTGTAAGGTTAACGGCGCGCTTCAGACTTGTTCGCAGTACCTCGATGGCAACGGCAACCTCACCGCCGAAGCTTCGAAGTTCAGCGGCGGTTCCGAGCAGCGATACTACTGGATGTTCATGCTCCAGCCGTACATGAAGAACAAGCAGATTTTCCGCAGCCCGATCCAGAGCGACGCTTTCGCCGCGAACGAGGGCCCGGTTCTCAACTGCACCGGCGCTGGCTGCATCGGTACCAACTACGGCGGCCAGAACAGCTATGGTCACAACGATGGATGGCTCAGCCCGGCTGATCCGTTCGACGCTTCCGGTCAGGGTCTCGCTGCTGCGGTTAGCCACACTTCGATCAACAGCCCGGCAGGCATCATCATGATCGCCGATGCACGCTACTATGGCGCGGTTCCGGACATCATGAACGAATCCGGCAAGCTGGACCTCACGAAGTTTACGGGCACCGAGCTCACCGACATGCAGAACTTCATCAACAACCAGGGCGGCCAGTACAAGTACTACTGGAAGAACCTCGGTGGCGCCAACTGGAGCTACACCGGTGGCGAGTCGGGTCCTCTGGCGGCTGGCGCGGGTACGGCTAAAGCCTATGCCCTCGGTAAGGCTTTCGCGGGCGGCACGCTCAACGCTCAGTTCGCCGACGGCCACGCGAAGAACATCCCCTACGACCGAATCATTGGCGACATCTGCCTGTGGGCCGCGAAGGGCATCTCCGCTTGCGGCGGCTAG